The following is a genomic window from Spiribacter sp. 1M189.
TCCGCAAGCGGTACGCCCGTGCGCATGACCCCGCGGATTCGCTCCAGGAGATCAACCTCTTCGACGATCATAACGGCGTCGAGGGGACGCTCGATGCGGGCACGCCGCAATGGATCGAGCCATTGCTCCCAGGTCTTCTCGCAAAGCAGTCGCCCCCGATCGATCTCCAGCATACGTTCTGCTGCCGGGTTCATGAGCGTGACTCGGCCCGCGGGGTCAATCCCGACGATGCCCTCGCTGATGCTCTCGAGGATACGTCGATTCGCATGCTCGAGCTCTATCTCATGGGTAATCTCGCGCTGGACCGAGACATAGAAATCCTGGCCGGTCTCGGCATCCTCAAGGCGGGAGATGCTCCAACGCACGATATAGGGCTCACCGTTTTTGCGGTAATTGACCGTTGAGCCCTCGAAGGCCTCGCCCGCCAGTAACTGCTGGCGCAGGCGCTGCAAAACCGTTCGGTCGGTCGCCGGCCCCTGCAGAATACGCGGCGTTTCACCAATCAGCTCTTCAAGCGAATAGCCTGTCTTCCGACAGAAGGCGCGATTGGCGTAGACGATTCGGGGGCCGGGGGCGGCCAGTTGTGTCTCAGTCACGAGCACGGAGTCGTATACCTGCTCAACCAGTCTGGCGAGCACGGATTGGTCGGATAGTGATTCCATGATGATGACATTAAGAACAATCTAGTAGATAGGCTAACGCTAAACACCGAGCGG
Proteins encoded in this region:
- a CDS encoding sensor domain-containing diguanylate cyclase, coding for MESLSDQSVLARLVEQVYDSVLVTETQLAAPGPRIVYANRAFCRKTGYSLEELIGETPRILQGPATDRTVLQRLRQQLLAGEAFEGSTVNYRKNGEPYIVRWSISRLEDAETGQDFYVSVQREITHEIELEHANRRILESISEGIVGIDPAGRVTLMNPAAERMLEIDRGRLLCEKTWEQWLDPLRRARIERPLDAVMIVEEVDLLERIRGVMRTGVPLADQRVTVRHSDGSTIHLEVSAKAMSIGHGESMGAVIILRDRTEQRVFERELWQAANHDPLTGAHNRRFADDILAREIRRADTGPHPLALILFDLDHFKAINDEFGHHVGDKVLKSVVKSVRSRLRASDYLVRWGGEEFALILPDTDRRGAVSVAESLRRQVERTPIGRDLDPVRISLGVSQYRMGEGLRAWFRRVDDALYQAKSNGRNRVEAA